The following are encoded together in the Glycine max cultivar Williams 82 chromosome 8, Glycine_max_v4.0, whole genome shotgun sequence genome:
- the SPK-3 gene encoding protein kinase 3 → MDKYEAVKDLGAGNFGVARLMRNKETKELVAMKYIERGQKIDENVAREIINHRSLRHPNIIRFKEVVLTPTHLAIVMEYAAGGELFERICNAGRFSEDEARYFFQQLISGVHYCHAMQICHRDLKLENTLLDGSPAPRLKICDFGYSKSSLLHSRPKSTVGTPAYIAPEVLSRREYDGKLADVWSCGVTLYVMLVGAYPFEDQDDPRNFRKTIQRIMAVQYKIPDYVHISQDCRHLLSRIFVANPLRRISLKEIKSHPWFLKNLPRELTESAQAVYYQRGNPSFSIQSVEEIMKIVGEARDPPPVSRPVKGFGWDGEEDEGEEDVEEEEDEEDEYDKRVKEVHASGEFQIS, encoded by the exons ATGGATAAGTATGAGGCTGTCAAGGATTTGGGAGCTGGGAATTTTGGGGTGGCTAGGCTCATGAGGAACAAGGAGACCAAGGAGCTTGTTGCCATGAAATACATCGAGCGTGGCCAAAag ATTGATGAGAATGTGGCAAGAGAGATTATCAACCACAGATCCCTTCGGCACCCCAATATAATTCGCTTCAAGGAG GTGGTTTTGACCCCCACCCATTTGGCCATAGTGATGGAGTATGCGGCTGGAGGAgagctctttgagaggatatgCAATGCTGGCAGGTTCAGTGAAGATGAG GCTAGATATTTCTTTCAGCAGCTGATTTCTGGTGTACATTACTGTCATGCCATG caaATATGTCACAGAGATTTGAAGCTAGAAAATACCCTTTTAGATGGAAGCCCTGCACCCCGCCTGAAAATTTGTGACTTTGGTTATTCCAAG TCATCATTACTTCATTCACGACCAAAATCAACTGTTGGAACTCCAGCTTATATAGCACCAGAGGTTCTTTCCAGGAGGGAGTATGATGGCAAG tTGGCTGATGTATGGTCATGTGGAGTGACTCTTTATGTCATGCTGGTTGGAGCTTATCCCTTTGAGGATCAGGATGACCCTAGGAATTTTAGGAAAACAATTCAG CGTATAATGGCTGTTCAATACAAAATCCCTGATTATGTTCACATATCTCAAGACTGCAGACACCTCCTTTCTCGTATATTTGTAGCAAATCCATTAAGG AGGATCTCTCTTAAGGAAATTAAGAGCCACCCATGGTTTTTAAAGAATCTTCCAAGAGAGCTGACTGAATCAGCTCAAGCTGTCTATTACCAGAGAGGCAatccaagcttttcaattcaaagTGTGGAGGAGATCATGAAGATTGTGGGAGAGGCAAGGGACCCTCCTCCAGTATCTAGACCTGTCAAAGGTTTTGGCTGGGATGGCGAAGAAGATGAAGGGGAAGAAGACGTGGAGGAAGAGGAGGACGAAGAAGACGAGTATGACAAGAGGGTCAAAGAGGTTCATGCAAGTGGAGAATTTCAAATCAGTTAA